One Setaria italica strain Yugu1 chromosome I, Setaria_italica_v2.0, whole genome shotgun sequence DNA window includes the following coding sequences:
- the LOC101757618 gene encoding purine-uracil permease NCS1 → MSMAMCKAFTARHATHLQHGHLASSSLAAPRLPLLPCRPSLAVTVASPPRLLPVCPRASTTCVSDLSPTPPSERTMTAWELASLWAGLVVGVPAYYLAGSLVDLGMSALQGVATVTFANLVVVVTLVLTAAPAVTHGLPFPVLARAAFGVHGAHVPAVIRALVGCGWFGIESWIGGRAIFLLLPSKLKSYPPLLAPVPGIGAAPLELACLLAFSAAQIAVIMCGMEGIRKLEKYAAPVLIVLTSALLAWAYTSAGGFGRFLTQTPRLTSGEFWKVFFPSLTANISFWATVSINIPDFARYARSQADQVLGQVGLPVFMGLYTFAGLAITSATETIFGHVISDPIELLGRIGGPATTLLAIFGITLAIITTNIPANVVAPANALVSMSPRRFTFAKGALVTALISIVFQPWRLVSSSESFVNIWLLSNSALAGPIGGVLLTDHYIVRRTYLDVDALYSEDSGSPYYFQGGFNVAAMVAMATGVAPIVPGFLHKVGVLTNVSKAFVTAYNNAWFVSFFIAGAVYCLLCGQREIQAKLQYN, encoded by the coding sequence ATGTCCATGGCGATGTGCAAGGCCTTCACTGCTCGCCATGCGACCCATTTGCAGCACGGCCACTTGGCGTCAAGCTCCCTGGCGGCGCCACGGCTGCCACTTCTCCCTTGCAGGCCGAGCCTCGCGGTCACGGTAGCCTCGCCACCGCGGCTCCTGCCGGTATGCCCCAGGGCGTCGACGACGTGTGTATCAGACctctccccgacgccgccgtcggagcGCACCATGACGGCCTGGGAACTTGCCAGCCTCTGGGCCGGCCTCGTCGTCGGCGTGCCGGCCTACTACCTCGCGGGCAGCCTCGTGGACCTCGGCATGTCCGCGCTCCAGGGCGTCGCCACCGTGACCTTCGCcaacctcgtcgtcgtcgtcacgcTCGTCCTCACGGCCGCCCCGGCGGTCACGCACGGGCTGCCGTTCCCGGtgctcgcgcgcgccgccttCGGCGTCCACGGCGCGCACGTCCCGGCCGTCATCCGCGCCCTCGTCGGCTGCGGGTGGTTCGGCATCGAGTCCTGGATCGGCGGTcgcgccatcttcctcctcctgccctcCAAGCTCAAGTCGTACCCGCCGCTGCTCGCCCCGGTGCCCGGCATCGGCGCGGCGCCGCTCGAGCTCGCGTGCCTCCTCGCCTTCTCGGCCGCGCAGATCGCCGTCATCATGTGCGGCATGGAGGGCATCCGCAAGCTCGAGAAGTACGCGGCGCCGGTGCTCATCGTGCTCACCTCCGCGCTGCTGGCCTGGGCCTACACGTCGGCCGGCGGTTTCGGGCGCTTCCTCACGCAGACGCCGAGGCTGACGAGCGGCGAGTTCTGGAAGGTCTTCTTCCCGTCGCTCACCGCGAACATCAGCTTCTGGGCGACGGTGTCCATCAACATCCCGGACTTCGCGCGGTACGCCCGGAGCCAGGCGGACCAGGTGCTCGGCCAGGTTGGGCTGCCGGTGTTCATGGGCTTGTACACCTTCGCCGGGCTCGCCATCACCTCCGCCACCGAGACCATCTTCGGCCATGTCATCTCCGACCCAATCGAGCTCCTGGGGCGCATCGGTGGGCCAGCAACGACGTTGCTTGCCATCTTCGGAATCACCCTGGCGATCATCACTACCAACATTCCCGCCAACGTGGTCGCGCCGGCGAACGCGCTCGTCAGCATGAGCCCGCGGAGGTTCACGTTCGCCAAGGGCGCGCTTGTCACCGCGTTGATCAGCATCGTCTTCCAGCCGTGGCGGTTGGTCAGCTCCAGCGAGAGCTTCGTCAACATCTGGCTGCTCAGCAACTCGGCGCTCGCGGGCCCCATCGGAGGGGTCCTCCTCACCGACCACTACATAGTCCGGCGAACTTACTTGGACGTCGACGCGCTCTACTCGGAGGACAGCGGCAGCCCTTACTACTTCCAGGGTGGCTTCAACGTCGCGGCGATGGTGGCAATGGCGACCGGAGTGGCGCCCATCGTGCCCGGATTTCTGCACAAGGTTGGAGTACTAACGAATGTCTCCAAGGCATTTGTCACGGCGTACAACAATGCCTGGTTCGTCAGCTTCTtcatcgccggcgccgtctaCTGCCTGCTCTGCGGTCAGCGAGAGATACAAGCAAAGCTCCAGTACAATTGA
- the LOC101770197 gene encoding E3 ubiquitin-protein ligase EL5: MAQVWAVSLAVASLAIGMLGVLGVWLCYLFDAVARGRPPRTPPPTPQAASEEEEEEYGGKNGLSEAELMRLGGVAVLESTDGGEGKEEDDEGEALCPICLDAMEPGRAVRVLPGCNRVFHQDCVDRWLAISPRCPVCNVWAAPPRSPASSPPAPKTGWDP; this comes from the coding sequence ATGGCGCAGGTGTGGGCGGTGTCCCTGGCCGTGGCGTCGCTCGCCATCGGCATGCTCGGGGTGCTCGGCGTCTGGCTCTGCTACCTCTTCGACGCCGTCGCGCGGGGCCGCCCGCCCCGGACCCCGCCTCCCACGCCTCAGGCGGCgtccgaggaggaagaggaggagtacGGCGGCAAGAACGGGCTCTCGGAGGCGGAGCTCATGCGTCTCGGCGGGGTCGCCGTGCTGGAGTCCACGGACGgcggggaggggaaggaggaggacgacgagggggAGGCGCTCTGCCCGATCTGCCTCGACGCCATGGAGCCCGGccgcgccgtgcgcgtgctACCCGGCTGCAACCGCGTCTTCCACCAGGACTGCGTGGACCGGTGGCTCGCCATCTCGCCGCGCTGCCCCGTCTGCAACGTCTGGgctgcgccgccgcggtcgcccgcgtcctcgccgccggcgcccaagACCGGCTGGGATCCTTGA
- the LOC101772062 gene encoding hippocampus abundant transcript 1 protein, producing MKDFAGLDHLFVVSFLFYFSYMVIPAITDVTMEAVCPGRDECSVAIYLSGFQNAVTGVGALVVTPIVGNLSDRYGRKALMTLPVTMAIVPLFVLACNRSEVYFYVYYVAKIVSGIFCEGTMHCLCFAYVADHVGPSRRAAAFGLLSGVSAAGFLSGTLTARFLTTSSTFQVAAAVATAAALYLRVFLPDSGGTSCVDEACDPLLQPSSCTSSTSSSASSSDEELSPRLPPPQKGGLPSVSDMVALLTGSLTLSGAATITFFYSLGEHGLQTALLYYLKAQFGYSKDEFANLLLIVGAAGMLSQLTVMPILAPILGEEILLIVGLLGGCTHVFLYGIAWSYWVPYLSAAFVILSAFVHPSIRTNVSKNVASNEQGIAQGCISGISSFGSILGPLIFTPLTAWFLSETGPFNFKGFSILCAGLCTLIAFIISLRMRGAQSSASKKSTVEHEQA from the exons ATGAAGGACTTCGCCGGGCTGGACCACCTGTTCGTGGTGTCCTTCCTGTTTTACTTCTCGTACATGGTGATCCCGGCGATCACCGACGTCACCATGGAGGCCGTCTGCCCCGGGCGCGACGAGTGCTCCGTCGCCATCTACCTCAGCGGCTTCCAGAACGCA GTCACCGGGGTGGGAGCGCTAGTGGTGACCCCGATCGTCGGGAACCTGTCGGACAGGTACGGCCGGAAGGCGCTGATGACGCTGCCGGTGACCATGGCCATCGTGCCGCTGT ttgttttggcgTGCAACCGCTCGGAGGTGTACTTCTACGTGTACTACGTGGCGAAGATCGTGTCCGGGATCTTCTGCGAGGGCACCATGCATTGCCTCTGCTTTGCCTACGTG GCGGACCACGTGGGGCCCAGCCGTCGCGCGGCGGCGTTCGGTCTCCTCTCCGGTGTGTCGGCGGCCGGGTTCCTCTCGGGGACCCTGACCGCGCGCTTCCTCACGACCTCTTCCACCTtccaggtcgccgccgccgtcgctacAGCGGCCGCGCTTTACCTCAGGGTTTTCCTACCGGACTCCGGCGGCACATCCTGCGTTGACGAAGCCTGCGATCCGCTCCTCCAGCCTTCATCttgcacctcctccacctcgtcttcCGCTTCGTCCTCCGATGAAGAGCTCTCGccgaggctgccgccgccgcagaaggGCGGGCTGCCGTCCGTATCCGACATGGTCGCGCTTCTCACTGGCAG TTTGACCTTGTCAGGGGCAGCAACCATCACTTTCTTCTACAGTCTAGGTGAACATGGACTTCAGACAGCATTGCTG TACTACCTGAAGGCACAATTTGGTTACAGCAAAGATGAGTTTGCTAATCTACTTCTAATTGTTGGTGCTGCTGGAATGCTATCACAG CTAACTGTAATGCCTATCTTGGCTCCAATTCTGGGTGAAGAGATACTTCTTATTGTCGGGCTGCTAGGAGGATGTACTCAT GTTTTCTTGTATGGCATCGCATGGTCATACTGG GTACCCTATTTGTCTGCAGCATTTGTAATTTTGAGTGCTTTTGTTCACCCATCG ATAAGAACCAACGTATCAAAAAATGTCGCATCAAATGAGCAG GGAATTGCTCAAGGATGTATATCTGGGATTAGTTCTTTTGGCAGCATACTAGGTCCCCTCATTTTCACTCCCTTGACTG CGTGGTTCCTTTCTGAAACAGGGCCCTTCAACTTTAAAGGTTTCAGTATTTTGTGTGCCGGCTTGTGCACC CTCATTGCGTTTATTATCAGTTTGAGGATGCGTGGGGCTCAATCTAGTGCATCCAAGAAGAGCACCGTTGAGCATGAGCAAGCATGA
- the LOC101772467 gene encoding uncharacterized protein LOC101772467 — MARHAKTDSDVTSLAASTPPRSPRGRPAYYVLSPAASHPDVHLGASGRGAAAAEKMSLAGSTPAESPLHYHFHHHRHSHSGAVAGGGGGVHHSRESSTGRLLFSDQLRSGGDVAAVVSAPWRRLAQSSGAGSVGDDDDEDASLHGGFLASSQWRCYALGAFAFVAVFAFFLLVLWGASRSYKPHVVVKSVVFESYHIQGGTDRTGVPTKMMSMNATVRLRFRNRGTFFSLHVTATPFLLFYGELTVASGEMKEFYQPRKSGRMVTVSVVGKQVPLYGAGVSLHSKPNNGRLGPAVVPVRLAFVLRARAHILGLLLHSKFYRRVHCRLDIREAHLGRPVRGVAADCEYHDGR, encoded by the exons ATGGCCCGGCACGCCAAGACGGACTCCGACGTGACGAGCCTGGCGGCAtccacgccgccgcgctcccctcGCGGCCGCCCGGCCTACTACGTGCtcagccccgccgcctcccaccCGGACGTCCACCTGGGCGcgtccggccgcggcgccgccgccgccgagaagATGTCGCTCGCGGGGTCCACCCCCGCCGAGTCGCCGCTCCACTACCacttccaccaccaccgccataGCCACTCGGGTGCcgtcgccggtggcggcggcggcgtgcaccACTCCCGGGAGTCCTCCACGGGGCGGCTCCTGTTCTCGGACCAGCTCcgctccggcggcgacgtcgccgccgtggtGAGCGCCCCCTGGCGCCGGCTCGCGCAGTCCAGCGGCGCGGGCAGCgtcggggacgacgacgacgaggacgcgtCCCTGCACGGCGGCTTCCTCGCATCGTCGCAGTGGCGGTGCTACGCGCTCGGGGCGTTCGCGTTCGTCGCCGTGTTCGCCTTCTTCCTGCTCGTGCTCTGGGGCGCCAGCAGGTCCTACAAGCCTCACGTCGTCGTCAAG AGCGTGGTGTTCGAGTCGTACCACATCCAGGGCGGGACGGACCGGACGGGCGTGCCGACGAAGATGATGTCGATGAACGCGACGGTGCGGCTGCGCTTCCGCAACCGCGGCACCTTCTTTAGCCTGCACGTCACCGCCACGCCATTCCTCCTCTTCTACGGCGAGCTCACCGTCGCCTCCGGCGAG ATGAAGGAGTTCTACCAGCCGCGGAAGAGCGGGCGGATGGTGACGGTGTCCGTGGTGGGGAAGCAGGTGCCGCTCTACGGCGCGGGCGTGAGCCTGCACAGCAAGCCCAACAACGGCCGCCTCGGCCCCGCGGTGGTGCCCGTCCGGCTCGCCTTCGtgctgcgcgcgcgcgcccacatcctcggcctcctcctccactccaaGTTCTACCGCCGCGTGCACTGCCGCCTCGACATCCGGGAGGCACACCTCGGCAGGCCCGtccgcggcgtcgccgccgactGCGAGTACCACGACGGGAGGTGA
- the LOC101771662 gene encoding uncharacterized protein LOC101771662: protein MELEAASPVLMRRDGRKLVRCPRLQLDTKTVAVIEQSTGESIADAAVAAGEQGAAGAMRVKIVLSKQQLKQVAAAVAGGGVCGFALPPALEQLVSVLKRQHAKKQVAAVGRRRGRWSPALQSIPEECF from the coding sequence ATGGAGCTGGAGGCTGCCTCGCCGGTGCTGATGAGGAGGGACGGCCGGAAGCTGGTGAGGTGCCCGCGGCTGCAGCTGGACACCAAGACAGTCGCGGTCATCGAGCAGTCCACGGGGGAGAgcatcgccgacgccgcggTTGCGGCGGGTGAGCAGGGCGCCGCGGGCGCGATGCGGGTCAAGATCGTGCTCAGCAAGCAGCAGCTGAAGCAGGTGGCCGCGGCCGTCGCGGGTGGCGGCGTCTGCGGCTTCGCCCTGCCGCCGGCGCTGGAGCAGCTCGTCAGCGTGCTCAAACGGCAGCACGCCAAGAAGCAGGTGGCGGCCGTCGGGAGGCGCCGGGGCCGGTGGTCGCCGGCGCTGCAGAGCATCCCGGAGGAATGCTTTTAG
- the LOC101769792 gene encoding transmembrane protein 208 homolog, translating into MAKQGAKKMKDENKKRLDLLLRIILISNVIYIVVRMAIMHSSFTWKHWIGLMLTSAAYFFPYKQLASMAKPVYSDNGELLDGGFDLSTGGVCEYLYDVIYITVFVQLMSIISEKFWWTYLVIPAFAGYKIFGLLRGTFFSGGSEGEVEDEKTRKKREKMEKKASRGKMIKTRAR; encoded by the exons ATGGCGAAGCAGGGGGcgaagaagatgaaggacgaGAACAAGAAGCGCTTGGACTTGCTCCTgcgcatcatcctcatatccaAC GTTATTTACATAGTGGTGAGGATGGCGATAATGCATTCATCCTTCACCTGGAAGCATTGGATTGGTCTTATGTTAACATCTGCTGCATACTTTTTTCCATACAAGCAACTTGCCAGTATGGCAAAGCCAGTTTACTCTGATAATGGAGAATTACTGGATGGTGGCTTCGACTTGAGCACTGGTGGGGTTTGCGA GTATCTGTATGATGTGATCTATATCACTGTCTTTGTGCAACTGATGTCCATCATTTCTGAGAAATTTTGGTGGACGTATTTAGTG ATTCCAGCTTTTGCTGGATACAAGATTTTCGGTCTTTTGAGAGGAACATTTTTCAGTGGTGGTTCAGAG GGTGAAGTTGAAGATGAGAAGACCcgaaagaaaagggagaaaatgGAGAAGAAGGCATCTAGGGGGAAGATGATTAAAACTAGGGCACGTTGA
- the LOC101771263 gene encoding uncharacterized protein LOC101771263 → MASRCFFPRDAAADARHQSKAAAAALEQLNHGGRLLSREDVGGAVRVKIVVSKRELKQMVAALGDGAGAVTAAATAAAATSERHRQRAAGAGPGAEQRLQSLRRRSMRRAAEAARRMQANGEWEPGLQSIPEEVY, encoded by the coding sequence ATGGCGTCCAGGTGCTTCTTCCCCAGGGACGCGGCCGCGGACGCCCGGCACCagtcgaaggcggcggcggccgcgctcgAGCAGCTGAACCACGGCGGCCGCCTCCTGTCCCGGGAGGAcgtcggcggcgcggtgcgCGTCAAGATCGTCGTTAGCAAGCGCGAGCTCAAGCAGATGGTCGCGgcgctcggcgacggcgccggcgcggtgaccgcggccgccaccgccgcggcggcaacCAGCGAGCGGCACCGGCAgcgcgcggcgggggccgggccgggcgccGAGCAGAGGCTGCAGTCGCTGCGGCGGCGCAGCATGCGGcgggcggccgaggcggcgcgcCGGATGCAGGCGAACGGGGAGTGGGAGCCCGGCCTGCAGAGCATCCCCGAGGAGGTCTACTGA